The proteins below come from a single Anaerobaca lacustris genomic window:
- a CDS encoding type II secretion system protein has product MRRGRGFTLIELLVVVAIISVLMAILMPSLQRVRKQARSVACRSSLKQWGLIWYFYTEDTDGKFNPGIHQGTAAANDWPVALLPYYRDKGKLAMCPSATLPGAVGGAFEHRAWNWDGAGWGDVRAKDPELRDRGSYGQNEWICSRAEDDYWKTVRRIKHPDNVPLFFDCAYVDAWPLHNQGAPAIKGFDVADGNEWNVVCIDRHSGTINCVFADFSTVRPVGLKELWTLKWHRQFNTAGPWTMAGGVQAGDWPGWMRTFKDY; this is encoded by the coding sequence ATGCGAAGAGGTCGAGGCTTCACACTGATCGAGCTTCTGGTGGTGGTGGCGATCATCTCGGTGCTGATGGCAATTCTGATGCCCAGCCTTCAGCGCGTCAGAAAACAGGCCCGCTCGGTGGCCTGCCGATCCAGCCTCAAGCAATGGGGTCTGATCTGGTACTTCTACACCGAAGACACCGACGGCAAGTTCAACCCGGGCATCCACCAGGGCACTGCGGCGGCCAATGACTGGCCCGTTGCGCTGCTGCCCTATTACCGGGACAAGGGCAAACTGGCCATGTGTCCTTCGGCCACGCTGCCGGGGGCGGTCGGCGGAGCGTTCGAACACCGCGCCTGGAACTGGGACGGAGCCGGCTGGGGCGACGTCCGAGCGAAAGACCCCGAACTCCGCGACCGCGGCAGCTACGGTCAGAACGAGTGGATCTGCAGTCGTGCCGAGGACGACTACTGGAAAACGGTCCGTCGCATCAAGCACCCCGACAACGTCCCTCTGTTCTTCGATTGCGCCTATGTCGACGCGTGGCCGCTGCATAACCAGGGCGCGCCGGCGATCAAGGGCTTCGATGTCGCCGACGGAAACGAATGGAATGTCGTCTGCATCGATCGTCATTCGGGTACGATCAATTGTGTCTTCGCCGACTTCAGCACGGTTCGCCCCGTGGGGCTCAAAGAGCTGTGGACTCTGAAATGGCACCGCCAGTTCAACACCGCCGGGCCCTGGACGATGGCCGGAGGTGTCCAGGCCGGCGACTGGCCCGGCTGGATGAGGACCTTCAAGGACTACTGA
- a CDS encoding RNA-directed DNA polymerase produces the protein MTLQPESIDWAIDFVQAHSDGDLFPKILEVAAIADDKRKFVSQIAGTTLGEFAPGSCRRFIVPKDEMSYRQATQLDPQDSIILSALVYQYGLQIESQRLPATRVFSYRFGPTLPDGLYSGKPAWNDFWKAAAAHAQHSTHILYCDIADFYNQVYHHTVENQLIAAALPNQAIKWIVALLGSTTAGVSRGVPVGPHAIHLIAESTLIPIDNSLQGAGLKFIRYADDILVFCRSDRKAKSALATVASVLDKQQRLTLQRYKTKIYDPAEFRNLCGQMIEDRPINADEEALVDLIKKYSGGDPYKIISYAQVSQADWAAISPDSIRRVIEEYINTQAVDYVRLRWFYRRLAQIGHPGAIEVSLEYIERLGPCFANICFYLASVQSVPIREWKRIGSALLRLLRMPEVEANEYFRLLILSLFTRNSDLNHFTRLRNLFQQADPFIRREVILAAKINGALDWIRELKEDYPSMDPWQQRAMLFALSGLGKDEKSHFIRRQSVLRPFDKVLAKWAKSI, from the coding sequence ATGACGCTTCAACCCGAATCAATTGACTGGGCAATCGACTTCGTCCAGGCGCATTCGGATGGCGATCTGTTCCCAAAGATCCTTGAAGTGGCGGCGATTGCTGACGACAAGCGGAAGTTTGTGTCGCAGATTGCTGGGACCACGCTCGGCGAGTTTGCACCTGGAAGCTGTCGTCGGTTTATTGTCCCCAAAGACGAAATGTCGTACCGCCAGGCCACGCAACTCGATCCTCAGGATTCGATCATTCTCTCCGCGCTTGTGTACCAGTATGGGCTCCAGATCGAATCTCAACGACTGCCGGCTACACGAGTGTTCAGCTACCGCTTTGGGCCTACGCTGCCAGATGGTTTGTACAGCGGCAAGCCCGCCTGGAATGACTTTTGGAAAGCCGCTGCGGCACATGCACAGCATTCAACGCACATTCTATACTGTGACATCGCCGATTTCTATAACCAAGTCTACCATCACACGGTGGAGAACCAGTTGATCGCTGCTGCACTTCCAAATCAAGCCATCAAGTGGATTGTTGCACTCTTGGGATCAACGACTGCAGGAGTGTCAAGAGGTGTTCCGGTCGGCCCGCACGCGATTCACTTGATTGCTGAATCGACACTAATCCCAATTGATAACAGCCTTCAAGGTGCTGGACTGAAGTTCATTCGATATGCCGATGACATATTGGTGTTCTGCAGATCAGATCGCAAAGCCAAGTCGGCACTGGCGACAGTTGCCAGCGTGCTCGACAAACAGCAGCGATTGACGCTTCAGCGCTACAAGACGAAGATCTACGACCCCGCTGAGTTTCGCAATCTCTGTGGTCAAATGATCGAAGATCGTCCAATCAATGCGGATGAAGAAGCTCTGGTGGACCTTATTAAGAAATACTCTGGGGGCGACCCGTACAAGATCATCTCGTATGCGCAAGTATCGCAAGCTGATTGGGCGGCAATATCTCCAGATTCCATCCGACGAGTCATTGAGGAATATATCAACACACAGGCGGTTGACTACGTCAGACTCCGTTGGTTCTACAGGCGGCTGGCACAGATTGGTCATCCGGGAGCCATTGAAGTCTCCCTTGAATACATCGAAAGGCTTGGTCCATGTTTTGCAAACATATGCTTCTATCTTGCGTCTGTGCAGTCAGTGCCCATAAGAGAATGGAAGCGCATCGGATCGGCGCTCCTTCGACTCCTGCGCATGCCAGAAGTCGAGGCGAACGAGTACTTTCGACTCTTAATACTCAGCCTATTTACACGAAATAGCGATCTAAACCACTTCACAAGACTGCGTAATTTGTTCCAGCAGGCTGATCCCTTCATCCGCCGTGAGGTCATCCTCGCCGCGAAGATCAATGGTGCGTTGGATTGGATACGAGAACTCAAAGAGGACTATCCTTCTATGGACCCTTGGCAGCAGAGAGCCATGCTCTTCGCACTGTCTGGTTTGGGCAAAGATGAGAAGAGTCACTTCATCAGGCGTCAGTCTGTTCTTCGCCCATTCGATAAGGTACTCGCCAAATGGGCCAAGAGCATCTGA
- a CDS encoding type II secretion system protein: MRRSKAFTLIELLVVIAIIALLMSILMPALARVREQARTVSCRANLRQWNLFFSMYTEAHDGKFQAGVGSGHTYHWMNTLRPYYQNDHKIRCCPTALKPIVDEHGNTAPVWNVFSAWGRFWGEGYAPEGDWGSYGINGWVENPPADYATVYENFDTRNNWRTPGVRGAAYVPLFMDALRFNIFPLPTDNPPEVPDMAWQGTQHMRRICIDRHNGGSNMAFLDWSVRKVDLKELWTLKWHKTYDTAGPWTMAGGVSPSDWPDWMSRYRDF; this comes from the coding sequence ATGAGAAGGTCCAAGGCGTTTACGTTGATCGAGCTGCTCGTCGTCATTGCCATTATCGCGCTGCTCATGTCCATTCTGATGCCGGCGCTGGCGCGGGTCAGAGAGCAGGCCCGAACCGTGTCCTGTCGGGCGAACCTGAGGCAGTGGAACCTCTTCTTCTCGATGTACACCGAGGCGCACGACGGCAAGTTCCAGGCCGGCGTCGGCAGTGGGCACACCTATCACTGGATGAACACTCTGCGCCCGTACTACCAGAACGATCACAAAATCCGCTGCTGCCCCACGGCCTTGAAACCGATCGTCGACGAGCACGGCAACACCGCCCCCGTCTGGAACGTCTTTTCCGCCTGGGGCCGGTTCTGGGGCGAGGGATACGCGCCCGAGGGCGACTGGGGCAGCTATGGCATCAACGGCTGGGTCGAGAACCCGCCGGCCGACTACGCCACGGTGTACGAGAACTTCGACACCAGGAACAACTGGCGGACGCCCGGCGTCCGAGGGGCCGCCTACGTGCCTCTGTTCATGGACGCCCTGCGATTCAATATCTTCCCGTTGCCCACCGACAATCCGCCGGAGGTCCCCGACATGGCGTGGCAGGGCACCCAGCACATGCGGCGTATCTGCATCGACCGGCACAACGGCGGCAGCAATATGGCGTTTCTCGACTGGTCCGTGCGCAAGGTGGACCTGAAGGAACTCTGGACGCTCAAGTGGCACAAGACCTATGATACCGCCGGCCCGTGGACTATGGCCGGCGGGGTCAGCCCCAGCGACTGGCCCGATTGGATGAGCCGCTACCGCGACTTCTGA
- a CDS encoding DHH family phosphoesterase: MTDMHQQALTLIENASDILITTHTRPDGDACGCVAALTEALRGLGKTVRPLFLSPVPSWYAFLFDEPVPVLRTDVQVEELAQSPFGRCDLILIVDTNSYSQLPHFEEHLKRIDTPILVIDHHVTSDGLGTVEIVDPTAAAAGLVVYDFFRAAGLPITAKMAEALFVAIATDTGWFQFNNTTSRVYRCAADLIDLGISPTDLYDRLHHTYSQARFRLLVTMLDRLELHLDGRYAVQYLLQEDFVQTGAVYEDTENFINECHRIASVVVSTLLVELKDGRIRCSLRSRGAVDVSEIAARFGGGGHKMAAGTFLPGPIDHARQLIFHEVTQRLP; this comes from the coding sequence ATGACGGACATGCATCAGCAGGCCCTTACGCTGATCGAGAATGCCAGTGATATCTTGATTACCACGCACACCCGGCCCGACGGCGATGCGTGCGGGTGCGTCGCCGCACTGACCGAGGCCCTGCGAGGGCTGGGCAAGACCGTGCGGCCGTTGTTCCTCTCGCCGGTGCCTTCCTGGTACGCTTTTCTCTTCGACGAGCCGGTGCCCGTTCTGCGAACGGACGTGCAGGTCGAGGAGCTGGCGCAGAGCCCGTTCGGACGATGCGACCTGATTCTCATCGTCGATACCAACAGCTATAGCCAGTTGCCCCATTTCGAGGAGCACCTCAAGCGGATCGACACGCCGATCCTGGTGATTGACCATCATGTCACCAGTGATGGGCTGGGCACCGTCGAGATCGTCGATCCGACCGCCGCCGCGGCCGGCCTCGTGGTGTACGATTTCTTCCGGGCCGCCGGCCTGCCCATCACGGCAAAGATGGCCGAGGCCCTCTTCGTCGCGATCGCCACCGACACCGGATGGTTCCAGTTCAACAACACCACCAGCCGGGTGTACCGCTGCGCCGCGGACCTGATCGACTTGGGCATTTCCCCGACCGACCTGTACGACCGCCTCCACCACACATACTCGCAGGCGCGGTTCCGGCTCCTGGTGACCATGCTCGACCGGCTCGAACTGCACCTCGACGGACGCTACGCCGTACAGTACCTGCTTCAGGAAGACTTCGTGCAGACCGGCGCCGTCTATGAGGACACCGAGAACTTCATCAACGAATGCCATCGTATTGCTTCGGTTGTGGTTTCGACGCTGCTTGTGGAACTCAAGGACGGCCGCATCCGCTGCTCGCTGCGCAGCCGAGGGGCCGTCGACGTCAGCGAGATCGCTGCCCGGTTCGGCGGCGGAGGCCACAAGATGGCCGCCGGCACCTTCCTGCCCGGTCCCATCGATCACGCCAGGCAACTCATCTTCCACGAAGTCACCCAGCGCCTCCCCTGA
- a CDS encoding YdcF family protein: MFLVKSFATPLGWVLVLLLVGLVLMKCSRREAAPKVGWALVLLGTLLLLVFSFPPFANALIYSLESRVPVPDPDILSTLDVIVVLGGGAFPSGGLRGDADLSGRSYPRLYHGVRLFQQSGAAVIAFCGGKIIESKESEAEIMKAMSVQMGVPAERILMETTSTSTHENAKGLAALLPAESERRIGVVTSATHAMRAAQIFAGHFPGDVIVPVPVHYQHDAYLWRIENLRPTVGAFERSTAALHEWIGLLWHRLRH, translated from the coding sequence ATGTTCCTGGTCAAATCGTTCGCGACACCGCTTGGGTGGGTTCTGGTGCTCTTGCTTGTGGGCCTGGTCCTGATGAAATGCTCGCGGAGAGAGGCCGCACCGAAGGTCGGCTGGGCTCTGGTGTTGCTCGGCACGCTGCTGCTGCTGGTCTTCAGCTTTCCGCCGTTCGCCAACGCCCTGATCTACTCGCTGGAGTCCCGCGTTCCCGTGCCCGATCCCGACATTCTTTCGACGCTCGATGTGATCGTCGTATTGGGTGGCGGCGCGTTCCCGTCCGGCGGGTTGCGCGGCGATGCGGATCTGTCCGGTCGGTCGTATCCACGCCTGTACCATGGCGTGCGTCTCTTTCAGCAGAGCGGCGCCGCCGTCATCGCCTTCTGCGGGGGCAAGATCATTGAGAGCAAGGAGAGCGAGGCGGAGATCATGAAGGCCATGTCCGTGCAGATGGGCGTCCCGGCTGAGCGGATCCTCATGGAGACGACATCGACGAGCACGCATGAGAACGCCAAGGGCCTGGCCGCGTTGCTGCCGGCCGAGTCGGAGCGGCGCATTGGGGTGGTCACTTCGGCGACGCACGCGATGCGCGCGGCGCAGATCTTTGCCGGGCACTTCCCCGGCGACGTGATCGTTCCGGTCCCGGTCCACTACCAGCATGACGCGTATCTCTGGCGCATCGAGAATCTCCGGCCCACCGTCGGAGCGTTCGAAAGATCCACGGCCGCCCTTCACGAATGGATCGGTCTGCTCTGGCACCGCCTCCGCCACTGA